The DNA window ACAACCACCCTCATTTTCAAAACGATGTTCACTTGAGTTCACAGATCAATAAGAAGGGTAGCAATAAGTACTTCTCTCTATCAAGATTCTCTTCTGTTTTCAAGAAAGAGAACAAGAGCCGTGAAAATGATAACGTACCCGGTTCTTCAGTGAAAAGAATAAGCGTTACAGCAAAAGAGGTTATAAGGAAGTACTTCAAGAAAGTGAAGCCATTGTATGAGAAACTATCTCAGAAACAACAGCAAAAAATGGGAGGCCATGTGCATTCAACACTGCCGACATCAACAGCAATTAATACAACTGTCACTCTGTCAACGAAACTGGAGAGATCTATGAAAGATATTGATGATGTGATCTCTGGCAAGGATGCGAGAAAGGAAAGTACTGCTACAACTGGAGTATTTTCTCATTCTTTCTCGGGAAATTTGAGGTACCCAAGAAGGAGAGGCTGCGTTTCTAGCTGTCCATCCTCAATGCGGTCATCTCCTAGTCACTCTGGTGTGCTTTGTAAAACCGGGTTTATGGGTGGTTCAGCAGCTGGTCCAACAAGTAGGATTGCTGCATCTGCAGGTGGTGGCATGTGCTCCGGAGACGCATCATCAATGGAGGAGCTGCAGAGTGCTATACAAGGTGCGATTGCTCATTGCAAGAACTCCATGATGCAAAACAAGACCATGATCAATAATGAAATCTAATGCAAGCTAGAGATTTAATTAACTCTTGATCAGGAAgctaatttattttacttaattttagtaCTGTTATGTTTGTTCCCTGCATACAGTGTACTTGTGCAACactgaattttaattttgtcaGTTAATCTGGACATGAAAATCGAAGTTTGTTAGCCTTGGAACCTGTAATTTGAGGTCTTTTAGGTTTTGTCTTTCACTAGCTAATTTGATACCCAACTCTAGCAACTCCCAAGTCCCAACTGCTTGATTAACTTGTTTACATTTCTCCATTTCCCTaggttgttttcctttttttgacaTGAACAGAACAGTTACATGTTGGGTTGTCGTTATAATTACCTTTTGTGCCTGGTGATCTTTTTGCCTTTATGTTCTAGATCTGAAAACGTCTTGTCACTAGGTCCCCAGAAAAAAAGTGATTGCCATTTCGGCCGAGCCATTAATTATGCCAGGTATTTCCATTTTCTCTGGTAAGCAACTATGCATGCATGGTGTCTGAGCCCTtgacattttttgttttgtttttatattgtggtTCCTGGAATCAGCGAGCCATGTgcataaaaatgaataaatttcaGGCCTTCCGGAATCTCTTCTGATAGATAAAGACGTTGCATTTATTACATAGCATGCATAAAGCTGAAGCAACGTTGAAGTTTCtcatttatgatattttcaaattcaaatttgaaaCATTATTGTTCCGGTTTTTAATAATCGAAAATCACATGGTGTCCGCAAGTGCACACGCCATTTAATAATCGAAAATTGTTCTCAATCATTGAGCTAGAAAacaaatacatacatacatgtatatataagaaattataCTCATGTAAGGTCCAATATCTATACGATCAAGTTAATGGAGCGCAGATTGTAGAAATtacttttagttgaattaaattaaattaagaaactaGAAGTTTCAGATCCATTTAATTCggacaaaataatatttctaccgatttaatataaaataaaataaaaataaataaaaactcaccAATAACACCCAGTCTGTCTGCAGCGCACCCACCTTCGCAATGTggtttgatgatgaaataaatttatctaaCATAATTAATATTGATCATGTGATTCCACTTGTGAATCCTATGATGATCAGTGAGCATAGCTTAATACATCTCAGATTAACCTGAATATTCTTCCGAACACTTTATATCCCTTTTTTGCATTAGAGTCGGACGATGTTTCATATCAGTATATGCGCGCATCGTAGATCCATCTCTACGATCTAATTTAAGTTCGGAGAAGAAAATACATGAAGAATTATGAACCCGTGACTCTTCGGGGGTCCAAGATAGGTGCCCTCCCCAACTTCGAGAAGTTTCTAAATTAATTACgtttaaaatcttataaatatatattatacgcACCCTTGAAATTAATTAGCGCATATTCCGTCAAAAATATGTATGTAGCCGTCcccaccaaaaacaaaaaaacttaccGTAGGCCAATTATCcacccttatttatttaatatcaaattttaagTAGACCCTTGTTCTAGAATTTTAGTTTCACTTTGCCCCTGAGATTGCACTTTGCGTGTCCTTTACAATAAGCAAACAGCACCCGTGTTTTTTAACCCAAtaattcttctttttaaaaaaaaaaaacgatcgCTGGTGCATGATAGTGAAACGAGCGAAGCAATGATACAATACACTGGTATAGTACAAGTACGGGACCCGATTATTTCGCGATTCAGTTTCGAGTTGTTGTAGCCTTGTATTTGTCATGATTTTGTTTGTTAGTGTGGCTTCTTTATGGCGAGAAATGAGAGACGATTTCAACAGCCAATTTCTTATCATTAACGGATCATCTTGAGATTTTTACAAGCATAATGCTTTCTAAGGGGCCCCGGGCtgatgatataaattataatgggCCCCTCCAAGGATATCATCGCCATTTATAGTCACGTACTTTTGATGATAGAGATATATGCTTGGGTCTGGACACTTATACGAGAACTATGATCTATATTGAGTTCCTTGCTCTCTAATTTTACCTTGCCAATTAATCCAAGGCCCTTGAACTTCTGCGTGACTCAAGCATGCAAGATCTTATCTGATTTCAGGCTTGAATTATTCGACCATGGGGCCTTTCAATAAATCATCgacttaatttatattaatttttatttaaaataatattatttcatgttttcctttttaattttttaaaattaatctagttATATTTTATCTGATATTAACCAAGCTAAAGCTAATTAGATTATGAACAAACCCTTGGTCACTTAATCAGAtcaatgtttaaaataattcacAATTAAATCTGACTTTAATCAaaaaactaagtttaataattacatagtaatatattattttaatatatttttaaataaaaacaactaaaaaaaataaccaccaCAGTAATCTTAAACAACCATGGCATAATAATGGTACGACGGCTGTAAAAGGGCACGACGGCTGTAAAAGGGATAGCGATGGAACCTGCACGACGGCGGTAAAAGGGATAGCGATGGAACGGGAAAAGGGGCTCAAGTTTTATAACTAAAGTTGACCTTAAATTTTGGATCTCTCACTTTTCGTTTAAGATCCGGTTTGGCAAAACCGCTGCCCATAAgtttgctaaaaattaaaatttgtttttgaattattttaatttattaatatttaaaattttaaaaaatattattattatatatttttgagcagttaacaatttaaaatacagTTATTATACTTTCATATAAACAAGTCACAAGCATGATCTAAAAGACCGATCAAActaaccaaactaaaaaaattatcagattataaattaaaaaattcaaaaaatatccagtttagtttaatttcaattttaaaaatcttaaaccgGATCGAACTAACCATTTCAATCGActctgaaaaaaaacaaaaaaaaaaaaggccaaatcAAACCCAGGCGCCCCCCTCCCCCAAGCTTTCTCTCAATCTCTAAATAAgacatcttcttctcctctcgCAACTTCCACTTCAACATTCAGATCTCCACCCATTATTCTTGCTTTGATTATTTTGTCTCCAACATTTGGAAAGAGGACCAATTGACGCTTGGTCACCTGCCCTCTAATAATGAACCGGATCCACAATGGGTCACAAAACATCCCACGGAAGGGTGCCTCACGACCAGTTGTTTATGGACCCAAGCCGTGTAAACAAACCATCTTCCTTTAACCCTCTCTTCCTTGGCACTGACCTTTTGTTTCTCTGGCCATGCTAATTATCAATTTGAGCACAGCACCATCATGCCCCCATGTGCATGCTGTATATGGTGCCTCACCATGTTCCATCAGATGAATGAAGATGATGTCTGTGTTTCCTTGGTTTcttggagagagaaaataatggctggtacattttttttttggttttttacttCAAGTAATTGAACTGAACTGAAATTAATATGTTTGagctggttttgatttttaattttaaaaaacaaatttaatttggatttttttagataaaaaccaTATCAAAGCGGAAATAATCACTCCTTCGAAATTTAAATAGTGTGAATACATATTGAccaatattaaattcaaattaaatagcTTGCCCTACAGTTTTTTAAATAgcgtataaatttttttaaatagtgtgaATACATATTGACCAATATTAAATTCGTGCGTCGTGTAAATACCCCCCCAcacatatatattctttaaatgtatttatttaatttattttactgaaatttaaattaaaagaaaacataaaaaaaaattcatgatctaTTCACTctttaacattaatatcatCTCTTTCCTATACAATCTCATCATCTTATccaaattcttaaattttatttttcttattattatttttccaaaaaatccCTTCTGCAAGAATGCCTACAATTTTACTTCAATTACCATAATTTCTTACTTTCTCTACTCACTTCAATAATCTTAACACAATTTCAcaattaattgtaatttttcctaaaattaatttatcttgaaccCTAATTCCTCATTTTACAaagttcaatcaatttaaaGCATAAATTCTTCAAGAATCTTATTTAAAAGTGTGAGGACACCTTACCAAGCAATAGCCAAAGCtttaacacttttaaaatgagaaatttccttgcttgaatttgtttttcctctCCTAGCTGaatgcttctttctctttgaaaaagcaagttttgttcttttttttttttcttgactagTTTTACATatgtaaaacaaaattcataattttcgATTGAACTAtcagaaaattctaaaaatttacgtggagccttctaatatgatgccctagcttgggttaaaatttcatattttttgaagaaattcagaaatttgatgaaaaataacaatttaactagttttacgttattgagtgtaattttcaattaaactatCAGATTGAGCTGAAAATTTACAAGAgaccttaaaatatattacataaaatctagttaaaattttagtatTGACAAAGCCCCACGTTGGGCCTAGCCCCATGATGGACCTTAAAATTTTACGAGGGACCTCTATGTTGGACTTGGACGCATTCACGCCCAGCCCCGCATTGGGCCCGAACATTCATAAAAGCTCTTTAATATCTCCATTAATGTCATTCTTCACACAAATATTCCGGGTACTAACTTGACCTTCAGAGGGTCCCTCATCAACaccattaactttattttcaaggttagaaatacttacctaatttactcgtttgtttgcaAAGTCTCTTTGCGTGCCAAATTGttttgagttggctgccatatttgagatcaattggcgtgcagcctcgAGTGCCTTATCTAAcaatgcccctccacttgccgcatcaatgatactacggtcagtaggcatcagtccttcatagaaatattgaatgagcagtcGATCGGGTATTTAATGGTGAGGGCATTGAATGtatagttgctcaaatctttcccaaaaCTCGAAAAGTGTCTCTGcatgagattgtcgaatcccatatatttctttccttatgttggcaactcaagatgctgggaaatacttttcaaggaaaatcttcttcatggcattCCAGTTCCAATGGAACCTGGAAGAACAGAGAAAAACCATGCATTTGCTGCcctttttaaagagaaagggaaagctttcaacttaacctgttcttcgtcaactcc is part of the Populus alba chromosome 10, ASM523922v2, whole genome shotgun sequence genome and encodes:
- the LOC118046605 gene encoding probable membrane-associated kinase regulator 1; translation: MGKRSEKVSTRSSQTLPPSPSHSFSSSSSSDFEFTISLSPRKSSTTLCPADELFYKGQLLPLHLSPRISMVRTLLLASSSTSSSSDTTTTASRDSTGSSNESTSSFTSDMVLVGDCDSSRPSSVTEDDEFRRLNNNHPHFQNDVHLSSQINKKGSNKYFSLSRFSSVFKKENKSRENDNVPGSSVKRISVTAKEVIRKYFKKVKPLYEKLSQKQQQKMGGHVHSTLPTSTAINTTVTLSTKLERSMKDIDDVISGKDARKESTATTGVFSHSFSGNLRYPRRRGCVSSCPSSMRSSPSHSGVLCKTGFMGGSAAGPTSRIAASAGGGMCSGDASSMEELQSAIQGAIAHCKNSMMQNKTMINNEI